The DNA region CCCGTGCCGTTCGTAGAGCGCGCGGGCGGCGCTGCCCTGCAGCACGTCCAGCCGCACGGTCACGCCTTCCTTGTCGGCCCGCGCGAGCAGCGTACGGAGCACCGCGGTGCCGATCCCGCGCCCCTGGAGGGCGGGGGAGAGGTAGAAGTTCTCCAGCCACAACCCGTCCTCGACCGGGCGCAGCGTGACGCAGCCCGCGAACTCCCCGTCCACGACCACGAGCGAGGAGTGCTCCGGCGCGTAGACGTCGCGCAGCCTCTGGCGTACGCGGTGCTCGTCGTAACGCCCGAGCCGCTCCAGGTCGGGACGCATCACGGTGGCCCTGAGCTCGGCTATGGCCTCGACGTCCTCGGGGCGGGCCGGGCGCAGGGCCCAGGTCGTGGTGGTGTTCGTTGTCATGGTCGGATTCTCGCAGGGCCGGTGGCGCGGGTTCTCGGCGGTCACCGCAGCTCAGGCGCCCACGAAGGTGGGCTTGTACCTGTGGGGGAGCCGGTGAACGGGTTGCGGGCCTGTGGGTAGGCGGGGCGCAGCCACCGGGATGAGCTACTCCTCGGTGAAGATCTCCTCGGCAGAGGTGGCGGTGACGGCTCGCATGAGCCACCGGCGCAGAGTCTCGGGGTCGCCGCAATCGGTGATCCGCTCGCGAACCTTGTCGGGAACGGCGATGCGGCGCTGTTCCAGTACGAGCAGGATGTCCTCGGCGCGGCCTTGCGCCCGGCCTTGCGCGCGGCCTTCGTCCCGGATTTCTTCCGACATGAAGGACTTGTAGAAGGAGAGGTCCACGGCCACCAGGTTCCTCCAGTGCTGTGCGGCCGGGCGGTTGCCCAGGCCCTGTGCGGTGAGTTCGACGATGGGGTCGGCGATTGCTTCCGGTGTGTCCCGCAGTGCGGCGGACAGGGTTTTCAGTATGGCACCGACGTCCGGATTGTCGGCGTGTGTGATGGCGGCCAGGGTGGCGAGCGCGAGGTCCTTGCGAGCCTCGGCCACATCGGTGATGACCGGCATGTTGTGCGGTCCCGCGACGAGGGGGTGCAGGGTGAGTGTCTGCCATTGCCGGACGCCGATGGAGATGGGGCGTGCGGCCCAATCGGCGGTGGCGCGGTCCTGGCAGACGACCAGTAACAGGACGGGCAGCCCGTATCTGTTGTGGAGATAGCTGACGTAGTACGGCCAGCTGGCGGTCTTGCGCGGGTCCTTCTTGCCCTGGGCCTCGATGGCGAGGACGAAGGGCCCGTCGTGCTCTGTTTCGATGCGCAGGAGGGTGTCCACCCGGCGTTCGACGGGACGGGCTTCGGTGAGGTCGGTGGGCAGCGCGGTGGCCGAGGTGGGTGGCGGGATGTCGACTCCGAGCACTTCGGAGACGCGGGAGAAGAGGCCGGGGTACTCCTGGAAGATGCGGTGCATTGCCTCGTGGGGCGAGCTGACCATTCAGATCCGTTCGGGTTGTGGGTGATGTTCCAGTCAGGCGGCTGTGTGGAGGTCTGACCGGCAGTCGCGGCAGTGGCCTGGGTGGCGGGAGCGGAAGGCGCGGTCGCAGCGGTCGCAGTTCTGGAGCGGGATGACGATGACGCCGGGGCGTGTGAGTGCGATGTCCTGGGCTCCCGGTAGCGGTGGTGGCAGGAGTGCCGTGATCCGGTGGCGCAGGAGCTTGGCCGGGTGTTTCAGGGGGTTCGGGAGGTCGGTGGTGAGGGCGTGGCGGATGGTGTCGGGGTGGGCGTCGTGTTCGAGCCAGGTGGCGACGCCGGGGGCGAGGGCGTGGATGTCGCTCTCGGAGAGGACGAGTTGAGGTGCGTGGCGGCGCAGGTCGGCGAGGAGTGCGGTGGCCGCGCGCTGGAGCCCCGGTGTGAGCTCCTGTGGCTGGGGGAGCGGCGGAGGCGGCGTCGTGCGCGCGGTGGGGGCCGGTACCAGGACGGGGGCGGGCTGTGGCAGCGGCTGCGGTTGCGGTTGCGGTGTGAGCGCCGGGGCGGGGCGCGGTTCGGGGGCGGCCTCGCGTGGTGGCTGTGGGGCTGCCGGTTTGCTGCGCCTGGTCCGGGGCTGAGGGGCTGCGACGGCGGACGCGTCGGTGCTCGGCTGGTTGTACGAGACGGTGCGGGTGATGATGCGGCCGTCGGGGAGGCGTACGCGGCTGCGGTGGAGGTAGCCGTGGGCTTCGAGTTCGCGCAGGGCGGCGGCGATGCGGGTT from Streptomyces sp. NBC_01591 includes:
- a CDS encoding GNAT family N-acetyltransferase, giving the protein MTTNTTTTWALRPARPEDVEAIAELRATVMRPDLERLGRYDEHRVRQRLRDVYAPEHSSLVVVDGEFAGCVTLRPVEDGLWLENFYLSPALQGRGIGTAVLRTLLARADKEGVTVRLDVLQGSAARALYERHGFTEERQDPIDVFMVRTPAS
- a CDS encoding helix-turn-helix domain-containing protein; amino-acid sequence: MGTSQITAPSRGPSPVPGDATPSSGVIHINFRHAAGFTVIGNHLAQHRGLSLAAIGLAAHIQSLPAGARISIKHLAERFPESETRIAAALRELEAHGYLHRSRVRLPDGRIITRTVSYNQPSTDASAVAAPQPRTRRSKPAAPQPPREAAPEPRPAPALTPQPQPQPLPQPAPVLVPAPTARTTPPPPLPQPQELTPGLQRAATALLADLRRHAPQLVLSESDIHALAPGVATWLEHDAHPDTIRHALTTDLPNPLKHPAKLLRHRITALLPPPLPGAQDIALTRPGVIVIPLQNCDRCDRAFRSRHPGHCRDCRSDLHTAA